From the genome of Deltaproteobacteria bacterium PRO3:
TCCCCGACGACGACGAGGACAACGACGACGATCCGAACACGCCTCCGACCGACACGGACGGCGACGGGACCCCGGACTTCCAGGATACCGACTCGGACGACGACGGCATCCCGGACGGCGCCGACGGTACCCCGATCGACAACTGCCGCGTGGTCGTGAACCCGGATCAGAAAGACACCGACCACGACGGTTTGGGCGACGCCTGCGACCCGACCCCGGGCACCAACCCCGGCGATCAGGACGGCGACGGCATTCCGGACAATGTCGACAACTGCCCGACGGTCCCGAACGCGGACCAGACGGACACCGACAAAGACGGGATCGGCGACGCCTGCGACCCGACCCCCGGCACCGGATTCTTCCCGATGCTCGAGGGCGCCGGTTGTAGCCTGAACCAGCTCGGAGCCTCCGGTCTGCAGGGCCTGCTGCCCTTCGGCCTGATGCTGATCCCCGGCGCGGTCTTCGGTTACGTCCGTCGGAAGGCCAAAAAGTAAATAAAAACCGCGGCTCCTGCTTGGGGTGGGAGCCGCGGTTCTTACAGATTCCCTAACACCCCATACCCCCAGAAGGCCCTCTAATTGCGGCCAAAAGCCGCGACGAGAGGGCCTTCGTTTATCTGGGGACCTTTCGAGGGCCGCTTAATTAGCGGCACCCCGGCATAAATATTCTACCTAAAAGGGAAAATAGGCCTTTATCCACAAGTGGCTTTTCGTCTATCCTATATCTGTACAAAATTGGGCCCGCTAAAAAATTTCTTGCCAAGCTCGAGCCATGGGCGTACACCCAATAAAGATTTAAAAAGACCCTATATCCCACACTCCTCTTAACCCCTAGGGCCCCCAACGCAAGTTGGGGGCTCTTTTTTTCAAAATACTGACACCGCCCGCCATTTCCGCTACATTCAGCGCGTGTCGAATCCTTTTTCCTCCGAAGTCACTGTTGTAGGCGCCGGTTTGGCCGGCTCCGAGGCCGCTTGGCAGCTTGTCGGGCGCGGACACCGGGTTCGGCTCGTCGAGATGCGGCCGGCAAAAAAATCCGAGGCCCACAAGACCGGGGATTTTGCCGAGTTGGTCTGCAGCAATTCCCTGCGGGGGGCGGACTTAAAAAATGCAGTGGGGCTCCTGAAAGAGGAGATGCGGCGCCTGGGTTCTCTCGTCATGCGCTCGGCCGATTGCAACGCCGTGCCGGGAGGAGGGGCCTTGGTGGTGGACCGGGAGGGATTTTCGAAATTCATCACCGAAGCGATTCGCGGCCACCCCTTGATCGAATTGGTGAATGAAGAGGTGACCGAGCTGGATGCGGCCCCAGGTTCGCCCCTACTGATCGCCACGGGACCGCTCACCAGTCCGGCGCTCGCCGAGCAGATCGCCCGGCTGACCGGTTCCGAATACCTGTATTTTTACGACAGCATCGCCCCCATCGTGGAGGCCGAGAGCATCAACCTGGACATCGCCTTTCGCGCCTCCCGCTACGACAAGGGCGAGGCGGACTACCTCAATTGCCCGATGAACCGGGAGGAATACGAGGCCTTCGTCGCGGCCCTCGTAGCCGCCGAGAAGGTCCCCACCAAGGACTTCGAGCAGCCGAAGTTCTTCGAGGGCTGCCTGCCGGTCGAGGTGATGGCCGAGCGCGGGCGCGACACCCTGGCCTTCGGGCCGATGAAGCCCGTCGGGCTGATCGACCCGCGCACGGGGAGGCGCCCCCACGCCGTCGTCCAGCTGAGACAGGACGACCTGCATGCGACCCTCTATAATATGGTGGGCTTCCAGACCCGGATGAAATACCCCGAGCAGCAGCGGGTCTTCC
Proteins encoded in this window:
- a CDS encoding methylenetetrahydrofolate--tRNA-(uracil(54)-C(5))-methyltransferase (FADH(2)-oxidizing) TrmFO, with translation MSNPFSSEVTVVGAGLAGSEAAWQLVGRGHRVRLVEMRPAKKSEAHKTGDFAELVCSNSLRGADLKNAVGLLKEEMRRLGSLVMRSADCNAVPGGGALVVDREGFSKFITEAIRGHPLIELVNEEVTELDAAPGSPLLIATGPLTSPALAEQIARLTGSEYLYFYDSIAPIVEAESINLDIAFRASRYDKGEADYLNCPMNREEYEAFVAALVAAEKVPTKDFEQPKFFEGCLPVEVMAERGRDTLAFGPMKPVGLIDPRTGRRPHAVVQLRQDDLHATLYNMVGFQTRMKYPEQQRVFRMIPGLERAEFVRLGSMHRNTFIHSPRLLNPRLELKSHPGIYFAGQMIGV